A genomic segment from Klebsiella africana encodes:
- a CDS encoding malate/lactate/ureidoglycolate dehydrogenase, translated as MPTGHRFLATDLHQFVVSLFTHLGSTPGEATLVADHLIAANLAGHDSHGVGMIPSYVKSQAGGFLQLNRHATVTKDAGAVVTLDGNAGFGQVVAHEAMQLGIEKAKQHGMAAIALRNAHHVGRIGYWAEQCAAAGLISIHFVSVIGDPMVAPFRGKDSRFGTNPLCVVFPRAGHPPLLLDYATSAIAFGKTRVAWHKGEAVAPGCLIDAEGRPTTDPAVMQTSPLGALLTFAQHKGYALATLCEVLGGALSGGQTTHQESLQTSVDAIFNCMTTVILRPDAFDAPDSQAQTEAFIAWCKQSPHDPDAPVLAPGEWEAANRETRLAQGIPLDAGSWQAICTAARDVGLSESHFDRCRPLA; from the coding sequence GTGCCAACAGGACACCGCTTTCTGGCGACGGATCTGCATCAGTTTGTCGTCTCACTGTTTACCCATCTCGGCAGTACCCCGGGGGAAGCTACCCTCGTCGCGGACCACCTGATCGCCGCCAACCTGGCCGGGCATGACTCCCACGGCGTTGGGATGATCCCCAGCTACGTCAAATCCCAAGCCGGTGGTTTTCTGCAGCTCAACCGCCACGCCACGGTGACCAAAGACGCCGGCGCCGTGGTCACCCTCGACGGCAACGCTGGCTTCGGCCAGGTGGTCGCCCACGAGGCGATGCAGTTAGGCATTGAAAAGGCGAAGCAGCACGGTATGGCGGCTATCGCCCTGCGCAATGCGCATCACGTCGGGCGCATCGGTTACTGGGCCGAACAGTGCGCTGCCGCGGGGCTGATCTCCATTCATTTCGTCAGCGTCATCGGCGACCCGATGGTCGCCCCGTTCCGCGGGAAGGACAGCCGCTTCGGCACCAACCCGCTGTGCGTGGTATTTCCCCGCGCGGGCCATCCGCCGCTGCTGCTGGACTACGCCACCAGCGCCATCGCCTTTGGTAAAACCCGCGTCGCCTGGCATAAAGGCGAAGCCGTGGCCCCCGGCTGCCTGATTGACGCCGAGGGTCGACCCACTACCGACCCGGCGGTGATGCAGACCTCGCCGCTGGGCGCCCTGCTCACCTTCGCCCAGCACAAAGGCTATGCCCTGGCGACGCTGTGCGAAGTGCTCGGCGGCGCACTTTCCGGGGGGCAAACCACCCATCAGGAGAGCCTGCAGACCAGCGTTGACGCCATCTTTAACTGCATGACCACAGTGATCCTGCGCCCGGACGCATTCGATGCCCCGGACAGCCAGGCGCAGACGGAGGCCTTTATCGCATGGTGTAAGCAGTCACCGCACGATCCCGATGCCCCGGTACTGGCGCCCGGCGAATGGGAGGCCGCCAACCGCGAAACGCGGCTGGCGCAGGGGATCCCGCTGGATGCCGGCAGCTGGCAGGCTATCTGCACCGCCGCGCGCGACGTCGGCCTGAGCGAATCGCATTTCGACCGCTGCCGCCCTCTCGCCTAG
- a CDS encoding ABC transporter substrate-binding protein produces the protein MYKKISGLVVSLTAVFACAAWAEVPAGYPADYQKTVDAAVKEGKVVIYSTTDTKAAGPLIKGFEAQYPGVKVEYNDMNSTELYNRYISEQAAGGGSGDVVWSSSMDTALKLATEYAEQYASPEVKQLPDWAVWQQKAYGTTYEPVVFIYNKRLIPQNEVPDSHTALAKLIASQADKFKGKVTTYDIEKSGLGFMLAVQDSQADANYFTDLANIAKGGLTVQSSTGTMMERVSSGENLIGYNILGSYAEARAKNDPSLGISYPKDYVLVLSRVSFISQESEHPNAAKLWLDYVLSEKGQQILASQADIPSIRRDIEGKNDIDGMTALLGKALKPIPVNETLLDYLQPQKRLQFIKQWRSAAAK, from the coding sequence ATGTATAAGAAAATAAGTGGTTTAGTGGTTTCACTGACGGCCGTTTTCGCCTGTGCCGCCTGGGCGGAGGTGCCTGCGGGCTATCCGGCGGATTATCAAAAAACAGTGGATGCCGCCGTCAAAGAGGGCAAGGTGGTGATCTATTCCACTACCGATACCAAAGCGGCCGGGCCGTTAATTAAAGGATTCGAAGCACAATATCCGGGCGTAAAAGTCGAATATAACGACATGAACAGCACCGAGCTGTATAACCGTTATATCAGCGAGCAGGCCGCCGGGGGCGGCAGCGGGGACGTGGTGTGGAGCTCGTCGATGGATACCGCGCTGAAATTAGCTACCGAATACGCGGAGCAATATGCCTCGCCGGAGGTGAAGCAATTACCCGACTGGGCGGTCTGGCAGCAGAAAGCCTATGGCACCACCTACGAGCCGGTGGTGTTTATCTATAACAAACGCCTGATCCCGCAGAATGAGGTCCCGGATTCGCATACCGCGCTGGCAAAACTTATCGCCAGCCAGGCCGATAAATTTAAAGGCAAAGTCACCACTTACGATATCGAAAAATCGGGCCTCGGCTTTATGCTGGCGGTGCAGGACAGCCAGGCCGACGCGAACTATTTTACCGACCTGGCGAATATTGCCAAAGGCGGCCTGACGGTGCAGTCTTCCACCGGCACGATGATGGAGCGCGTCTCCTCTGGCGAAAATCTGATCGGCTATAACATTCTGGGCTCCTATGCCGAAGCGCGGGCGAAAAACGATCCCTCTTTAGGCATTTCCTATCCGAAAGATTACGTGCTGGTGCTCTCCCGCGTCTCGTTTATTAGCCAGGAGAGCGAACATCCCAATGCGGCGAAATTGTGGCTGGATTATGTCTTGTCGGAAAAAGGCCAGCAGATCCTCGCCAGCCAGGCGGATATTCCCTCTATTCGTCGCGATATTGAAGGTAAAAATGATATCGACGGCATGACCGCGCTGCTGGGCAAAGCGTTAAAACCGATCCCGGTCAACGAAACGCTGCTCGATTATTTACAGCCGCAAAAACGCCTGCAGTTTATTAAACAATGGCGCAGCGCCGCCGCGAAATAA
- a CDS encoding ABC transporter permease — protein sequence MNVLRRKWQGLPRGVVVCITALVIYVPLLFIVVQSFLSAPFFSRSKSWSLEAFAFIFTDPDFYLALRSGFILAFGLVIIAIPLGGILAFLMVRTDLPGRRFIEPLILVPIFVSPMVLGFGYVVAAGPVGFFSQWAQQLIGFVPWNIYSMFSIVVIAGLTHVPHAYLYISSALRSVGSDVEEAARTVGATPLQVMTSVSLPMVRPSILYACVLLFFLGLEVFGLMLVLGDPEGNMVLATYLYKLTNKLGTPSYHLMAAVAVVLICITIPLVMLQRRLMRTANRFVTMKGKASQARALPLGKWRWVAGAVVVAWLTVTIGVPLLGVALRAFISNWGVGVSLWDELSLATFHNIWQQPNLLRAIVNSMAIGIVGGALAVICYLFVGIAMHRKADNVTRFLDYSVLVPRAVPGLLAGLAFLWVFLFVPMWLDQSLKHGWFSALPVADWLREHVIVQLRALRNTIFSVWLAYTVVWMAYGLRLISSTLLQVGPELEEAARSTGASRGQITRHVTVPLSRYGLIGSWLLMFLIFEREYSTGVYLLSPGTETIGSMLVSLWAAGAIDIVAALSFINILLVVIGLGIALRFGVKLHD from the coding sequence ATGAATGTATTACGCAGAAAGTGGCAGGGGCTGCCGCGCGGCGTGGTGGTGTGCATCACGGCGCTGGTGATTTACGTCCCGCTGTTATTTATTGTGGTGCAGAGTTTTCTCTCGGCGCCATTCTTTTCCCGCTCCAAATCCTGGAGTCTGGAAGCCTTCGCCTTTATTTTTACCGACCCGGATTTTTATCTGGCATTAAGATCCGGTTTTATTCTCGCCTTTGGCCTGGTGATTATCGCCATTCCGCTGGGCGGTATTTTGGCGTTTCTGATGGTGCGCACCGATTTACCCGGCCGGCGGTTCATTGAGCCGCTGATCCTGGTGCCGATTTTCGTTTCGCCGATGGTGCTGGGCTTTGGCTACGTGGTGGCCGCCGGGCCGGTGGGCTTCTTTTCCCAGTGGGCGCAGCAGCTGATCGGTTTTGTGCCGTGGAATATCTACTCGATGTTCAGCATTGTGGTTATCGCCGGCTTAACCCACGTGCCGCACGCCTATCTCTATATCTCCTCGGCGCTGCGCAGCGTCGGTTCGGACGTGGAAGAGGCGGCGCGCACCGTCGGCGCCACGCCGCTGCAGGTGATGACCTCGGTGAGTCTGCCGATGGTGCGGCCGTCCATTCTTTACGCCTGTGTGCTGCTCTTTTTCCTCGGTCTGGAAGTCTTCGGTCTGATGCTGGTGCTGGGCGACCCCGAGGGCAACATGGTGCTGGCGACCTATCTCTATAAGCTGACCAACAAGCTCGGCACCCCCTCCTACCATCTGATGGCGGCGGTGGCAGTGGTGCTGATCTGCATCACCATCCCGCTGGTAATGCTCCAGCGGCGACTGATGCGCACCGCCAACCGCTTTGTCACCATGAAGGGCAAGGCGTCGCAGGCGCGGGCGCTGCCGCTGGGCAAATGGCGCTGGGTCGCCGGGGCGGTGGTGGTGGCCTGGCTGACGGTGACCATTGGTGTACCGCTGCTCGGCGTGGCGCTGCGCGCCTTTATCTCCAACTGGGGCGTCGGCGTGTCGCTGTGGGATGAGCTGTCGCTGGCGACGTTCCATAATATCTGGCAGCAGCCCAACCTGCTGCGGGCGATCGTCAACTCGATGGCTATCGGCATCGTCGGCGGCGCGCTGGCGGTGATCTGCTATCTGTTTGTCGGCATCGCCATGCATCGCAAAGCGGACAACGTCACCCGCTTTCTCGACTACAGCGTGCTGGTCCCGCGCGCGGTACCGGGGCTGCTGGCCGGTCTGGCCTTCCTGTGGGTATTCCTGTTTGTGCCGATGTGGCTCGATCAGTCGCTGAAGCACGGCTGGTTCTCGGCGCTGCCGGTGGCCGACTGGCTGCGGGAGCACGTTATTGTGCAGCTGCGCGCTCTGCGCAACACCATCTTCAGCGTCTGGCTGGCCTATACCGTGGTGTGGATGGCCTACGGTCTGCGACTCATCTCCTCGACGTTGCTGCAGGTGGGCCCGGAGCTGGAGGAGGCGGCGCGCAGCACCGGCGCCTCGCGGGGGCAGATCACCCGCCACGTGACCGTCCCGCTGTCGCGCTATGGGCTGATTGGCTCCTGGCTGCTGATGTTCCTGATCTTTGAGCGCGAGTATTCCACCGGCGTCTATCTGCTGTCGCCGGGTACCGAAACCATCGGCTCGATGCTGGTGTCGCTGTGGGCGGCGGGGGCCATCGATATCGTCGCGGCGCTCTCCTTTATCAATATTCTGCTGGTGGTGATTGGCCTGGGTATCGCCCTGCGCTTTGGAGTGAAATTACATGATTGA
- a CDS encoding ABC transporter ATP-binding protein, with amino-acid sequence MIELSVENLHLTYGDNPVLKGVSMTLGRGEVVSLLGPSGSGKTTLLRAVAGLEKPTSGRIAIGNRTVYDGTPRSEIPAEERNLGLVFQSYALWPHKTVFDNVAYPLKLRKVAAGEIKERVQRVLDQLGLGHLGNRHPHQLSGGQQQRVAIGRALVYNPPVILLDEPLSNLDAKLREEARVFLRELIIKLGLSALMVTHDQNEAMAISDRILLLNNGVIEQQGTPQEMYGSPATLFAAEFMGSNNRLHGKVMALENGRARIEGASWSLWGRAGEGVSVGEPATAVIRVERLRLDGAAQDNSLQLPLLTSMYLGDRWEYLFRTEGDDFPLRAYGTALRDAEHCHLTLPAEDVWIFPQR; translated from the coding sequence ATGATTGAGTTATCGGTAGAAAATCTGCATCTCACCTATGGCGACAACCCGGTGCTGAAGGGGGTGTCGATGACGCTCGGCCGGGGAGAGGTGGTGTCGCTGCTGGGGCCGTCGGGAAGCGGCAAAACCACGCTGCTGCGGGCGGTGGCCGGGCTGGAAAAACCGACGAGCGGACGAATCGCCATTGGCAATCGCACGGTGTACGACGGCACGCCGCGCAGCGAAATCCCGGCCGAAGAGCGTAACCTGGGCCTGGTCTTTCAGTCCTATGCTCTGTGGCCGCACAAAACGGTGTTCGACAACGTGGCCTATCCGCTGAAGCTGCGTAAAGTGGCCGCCGGGGAGATAAAAGAGCGGGTGCAGCGTGTGCTGGATCAGCTGGGGCTGGGGCATCTTGGCAACCGCCATCCGCACCAGCTCTCCGGCGGCCAGCAGCAGCGGGTGGCCATCGGCCGGGCGCTGGTCTACAACCCGCCGGTGATCCTGCTGGATGAACCGCTCTCTAACCTTGACGCCAAGCTGCGCGAAGAGGCGCGGGTGTTTCTGCGCGAGCTGATCATCAAGCTGGGCCTGTCGGCGCTGATGGTCACCCACGATCAGAATGAAGCGATGGCCATCTCCGATCGTATTCTGCTACTGAACAATGGCGTCATTGAGCAACAGGGAACGCCGCAGGAGATGTACGGCAGCCCGGCGACGCTGTTCGCTGCCGAGTTTATGGGCAGCAATAACCGCCTGCACGGCAAGGTGATGGCGCTGGAGAACGGCAGGGCGCGGATCGAAGGCGCCAGCTGGAGCCTGTGGGGGCGAGCGGGCGAGGGGGTTAGCGTCGGCGAGCCGGCGACGGCGGTGATCCGCGTCGAGCGCCTGCGTCTGGACGGCGCGGCGCAGGATAACAGCCTCCAGCTACCGCTGCTGACCAGCATGTACCTCGGCGACCGCTGGGAGTACCTGTTCCGTACCGAAGGCGATGACTTTCCGCTGCGCGCCTACGGAACGGCGCTGCGCGATGCCGAACACTGCCATCTGACGCTCCCGGCGGAAGATGTGTGGATTTTTCCGCAGCGGTAA
- a CDS encoding YrhA family protein — MKRAELDVVVLGEDLPNEGLVKGTLGTIVMVFNAPTTGYLVEFCDEKGKTIAMPVLFPAQLKRYFTIGNLKSLMVEGNYPVADPVDPDVMADLMHKVAPVEWEDKKRRVYEDIQRLLISRPDYADMFNIMDGGEYNGMTLYSLVQAENGKPAWSNIFVRNFETRINEIYVDPNLNGKVVIGEEGMSVIVYSFTDDRFEIRDKVSSDYVIESHTHFNGLLSALIEPVS, encoded by the coding sequence ATGAAAAGAGCCGAATTAGACGTTGTGGTTTTAGGTGAGGATTTACCGAATGAAGGGCTGGTAAAAGGAACGCTTGGTACGATTGTGATGGTTTTTAATGCGCCAACAACTGGCTATCTGGTCGAGTTTTGCGACGAGAAAGGAAAAACAATCGCAATGCCAGTTTTATTCCCCGCCCAGCTAAAGCGCTATTTCACGATTGGTAACCTGAAGTCGCTGATGGTTGAAGGTAATTATCCCGTAGCCGACCCTGTAGACCCAGACGTCATGGCAGATTTAATGCACAAAGTCGCGCCTGTTGAATGGGAGGACAAGAAAAGAAGGGTCTATGAGGATATTCAACGACTATTGATTAGTCGGCCGGACTACGCTGATATGTTCAATATTATGGATGGGGGTGAGTACAATGGCATGACATTGTACAGCCTGGTGCAGGCAGAGAACGGTAAACCTGCATGGTCGAATATCTTTGTTCGAAACTTTGAGACGCGTATTAACGAAATCTATGTCGATCCGAACCTCAATGGCAAAGTAGTGATTGGTGAAGAGGGCATGTCCGTGATTGTCTACAGCTTCACAGATGACCGTTTCGAAATCCGCGATAAAGTCTCCTCGGATTATGTCATTGAGTCGCATACCCACTTCAACGGACTGTTGTCCGCCCTCATTGAGCCGGTCAGCTGA
- a CDS encoding VOC family protein gives MFDHVKFGVSDYAASKAFFLQALAPLGVTLVGEGEPAYGAELAGSGDASLCLYQSAEKPAPLHIAFRADSREQVDAFWQAALAAGGKDNGAPGLRPNYHASYYAAFVIAPDGHNIEAVCHLAG, from the coding sequence ATGTTCGATCATGTGAAATTCGGCGTCAGCGACTATGCCGCCAGCAAAGCGTTCTTTTTACAGGCCCTGGCCCCGCTTGGCGTAACGCTGGTCGGCGAAGGTGAACCAGCCTACGGCGCAGAGCTGGCCGGCAGCGGGGATGCTTCTCTATGCCTCTATCAAAGTGCGGAAAAACCGGCGCCGCTGCACATTGCCTTTCGCGCCGACAGCCGCGAGCAGGTCGATGCCTTCTGGCAGGCGGCGCTGGCCGCCGGAGGAAAGGACAACGGCGCGCCGGGGTTACGACCAAACTACCACGCCAGTTATTACGCCGCGTTTGTGATTGCGCCAGACGGGCACAATATTGAAGCCGTGTGCCATCTGGCGGGGTAA
- a CDS encoding gluconate 2-dehydrogenase subunit 3 family protein, which yields MMSSEKTNNSRREFLVKSMALIPTVVIGGAGAGAIGVATSATAQAAPASEPASGNTAAASDWKPQFFNDREWVFINAAVARLIPADELGPGAKEAGVPEFIDRQLNTPYATGSIWYMQGPFNPDVPKEMGYQLPLVPKQIYNLGIADAEGWCQDKYHKTFAELSSEQQDEALGLWESGKAEFKQLPASLFFTYLLQNTREGFFSDPIHGGNKGMVGWTLINFPGARADFMDWVERGERYPFPPVSINGERA from the coding sequence ATGATGTCGAGCGAGAAAACCAACAATTCCAGGCGTGAATTCCTGGTAAAATCGATGGCGCTGATCCCGACGGTAGTGATTGGCGGCGCGGGAGCTGGTGCCATTGGCGTGGCCACCAGCGCCACCGCGCAGGCGGCCCCCGCTTCAGAGCCAGCCTCCGGGAACACCGCGGCGGCCAGCGACTGGAAGCCGCAGTTCTTCAACGATCGTGAGTGGGTGTTTATCAACGCCGCCGTCGCTCGCTTAATCCCGGCGGATGAACTCGGTCCCGGCGCCAAAGAGGCCGGCGTGCCGGAGTTTATAGACCGTCAGCTCAATACCCCTTACGCCACCGGCTCCATCTGGTATATGCAGGGTCCCTTTAATCCCGACGTGCCGAAAGAGATGGGCTATCAGCTGCCGCTGGTGCCCAAACAGATCTATAACCTCGGGATCGCCGACGCCGAGGGCTGGTGTCAGGACAAATATCATAAAACCTTCGCTGAACTGAGCAGCGAGCAGCAGGACGAGGCGCTCGGCCTGTGGGAATCCGGCAAAGCCGAGTTCAAACAGCTGCCGGCCTCGCTGTTCTTCACCTATCTGCTGCAAAACACCCGCGAAGGGTTCTTCAGCGACCCGATCCATGGCGGGAACAAAGGCATGGTCGGCTGGACGCTGATTAATTTTCCCGGCGCGCGCGCCGACTTTATGGACTGGGTTGAACGGGGCGAACGCTACCCCTTCCCGCCGGTATCAATTAATGGGGAGAGGGCGTAA
- a CDS encoding GMC family oxidoreductase, whose product MATVLKKTDVAIVGFGWVGAIMAKELTEAGLNVVALERGPMRDTWPDGAYPQVIDELTYNIRRKLFQDLSKSTVTIRHNTSQQAVPYRQLAAFLPGTGVGGAGLHWSGVHFRVDPIELRMRSHYEERYGKNFIPQDMIIQDFGVTYDELEPFFDKAEKVFGTSGTAWSIKGKVVGKGRGGNAFAPDRSDDFPLPAQKNTWSAQLFEKAALEVGYHPYNLPSANTSDSYTNPYGAQMGPCNFCGFCSGYACYMYSKASPNVNILPALRQEKRFELRTNANVLKVNLTDDKSRATGVTYVDGQGREMEQPADLVIIGAFQFHNVHLMLLSGIGKPYNPETGEGVVGRNFAYQNMTTIKAIFDKDTYTNPFIGAGGNGVGVDDFNADNFDHGAAGFVGGSPFWVNQAGTKPISGFPVPPGTPAWGSKWKAAVADTYTHHLSMDAHGAHQSYRQNYLDLDPNYKNVFGQPLLRMTFDWQENDIKMAQFMFDKMAPIAKAMKPKYILGSPKNANSHFDTTTYQTTHMNGGAVMGEDPKTSAVNRYLQSWDVHNVFVIGASAFPQGLGYNPTGTVAALAYWSAKAIREQYLKNPGPLVQA is encoded by the coding sequence ATGGCCACCGTATTGAAAAAAACCGATGTCGCGATCGTCGGCTTCGGCTGGGTTGGGGCGATCATGGCCAAAGAGCTGACCGAAGCCGGGCTTAACGTCGTCGCGCTGGAGCGCGGCCCGATGCGCGACACCTGGCCGGACGGCGCCTATCCGCAGGTGATTGATGAGCTGACCTACAACATCCGCCGCAAGCTGTTCCAGGATCTGTCGAAAAGCACCGTCACCATCCGGCATAACACCAGCCAGCAGGCGGTGCCGTATCGCCAGCTGGCGGCCTTCCTGCCGGGTACCGGCGTGGGCGGCGCCGGGCTGCACTGGTCCGGCGTTCATTTCCGCGTCGATCCCATTGAGCTGCGGATGCGCAGCCACTATGAAGAACGCTACGGCAAAAACTTCATTCCTCAGGATATGATCATCCAGGATTTCGGCGTCACCTACGACGAGCTGGAACCGTTCTTTGATAAAGCGGAAAAAGTGTTCGGCACCTCCGGGACCGCCTGGTCGATCAAAGGCAAGGTCGTCGGCAAAGGCCGCGGGGGCAACGCCTTCGCCCCGGACCGCTCGGACGACTTCCCGCTGCCGGCGCAGAAAAACACCTGGTCGGCGCAGCTGTTTGAAAAAGCAGCGCTGGAAGTGGGGTATCACCCCTATAACCTGCCATCGGCCAACACTTCCGACTCCTATACCAACCCCTACGGCGCGCAGATGGGCCCGTGCAACTTCTGCGGTTTCTGCAGCGGCTACGCCTGCTACATGTACTCCAAAGCCTCGCCGAACGTGAACATCCTGCCGGCGCTGCGCCAGGAAAAACGCTTTGAGCTGCGGACTAACGCCAACGTGCTGAAGGTGAACCTGACCGACGACAAATCCCGCGCCACCGGCGTGACCTACGTCGACGGCCAGGGGCGCGAAATGGAACAGCCGGCGGACCTGGTGATTATTGGCGCCTTCCAGTTCCACAACGTGCACCTGATGCTGCTCTCCGGGATCGGCAAACCCTACAATCCGGAGACCGGCGAAGGGGTGGTGGGGCGTAACTTCGCCTACCAGAACATGACCACCATCAAGGCCATTTTCGACAAAGACACCTATACCAACCCGTTTATCGGCGCGGGCGGCAACGGCGTCGGCGTCGACGACTTCAACGCCGACAACTTCGACCACGGCGCAGCGGGCTTTGTCGGCGGTTCGCCGTTCTGGGTCAACCAGGCCGGCACCAAGCCCATCTCCGGTTTCCCGGTGCCGCCGGGCACCCCGGCGTGGGGCAGCAAATGGAAAGCGGCGGTGGCCGACACCTACACCCATCACCTGTCGATGGATGCCCATGGCGCGCACCAGTCCTATCGGCAGAACTACCTCGATCTTGATCCGAACTACAAAAACGTCTTTGGCCAGCCGCTGCTGCGCATGACCTTTGACTGGCAGGAAAACGACATCAAGATGGCGCAGTTTATGTTCGATAAGATGGCGCCGATCGCTAAAGCGATGAAGCCGAAATATATCCTCGGCAGCCCGAAAAACGCCAACAGCCACTTTGATACCACCACCTACCAGACCACCCATATGAACGGCGGGGCGGTGATGGGGGAAGATCCGAAAACCAGCGCCGTTAACCGTTATCTGCAAAGCTGGGATGTGCATAACGTCTTCGTCATCGGCGCCTCCGCGTTCCCGCAGGGGCTGGGCTACAACCCAACCGGCACGGTGGCCGCGCTGGCCTACTGGTCAGCGAAGGCGATCCGCGAGCAGTATCTGAAAAATCCGGGACCCCTGGTGCAGGCATAA
- a CDS encoding c-type cytochrome encodes MMKMQWLSALVLGALSCAAFAEEAPADSNLIKQGEYLARAGDCVACHTNGKAGKPFAGGLPMETPIGTIYSTNITPDKKHGIGGYTFEEFDDAVRKGVRKDGSTLYPAMPYPSFARISEADMRAMYAYFMHGVEPVNVANKDTDIPWPLSMRWPLAFWRGIFAPTPSDFVANPQVDPVLERGRYLVEGLGHCGACHTPRSLTMQEKALSESEGDDYLAGSNAPIDGWVASSLRGENRDGLGTWSEAELAEFLKTGRNDKSVVFGGMSDVVEHSLQYLSDDDITAIARYLKSLPPRGGKQTPAPVEDSVAKDLWKGNDSKTGAALYVDNCAACHRTDGAGYKRAFPSLKGNPVVQTEDATSLIHIVLTGSTTPAVKDAVSNLTMPSFGWRLDDQQVADVVNFIRTSWGNNAPAVSASDVAKVRKETAAHDEKALGNADISKLPGAGQ; translated from the coding sequence ATGATGAAAATGCAATGGTTATCGGCCCTGGTGCTTGGGGCATTGAGCTGTGCGGCTTTTGCCGAAGAGGCGCCTGCGGACAGCAATCTGATTAAGCAGGGGGAGTATCTGGCGCGGGCGGGGGACTGTGTCGCCTGCCACACCAACGGCAAAGCGGGGAAACCTTTCGCCGGCGGCCTGCCGATGGAGACGCCGATCGGCACCATCTACTCCACCAATATCACGCCGGATAAAAAACACGGCATTGGCGGGTACACCTTCGAAGAGTTCGACGACGCGGTGCGCAAGGGCGTGCGGAAAGACGGTTCCACGCTCTATCCGGCGATGCCGTATCCCTCGTTCGCGCGGATCAGCGAAGCGGACATGCGCGCCATGTACGCCTACTTTATGCACGGTGTGGAGCCAGTGAATGTCGCCAACAAGGACACCGACATCCCGTGGCCGCTGTCGATGCGCTGGCCGCTGGCGTTCTGGCGCGGCATCTTCGCCCCGACGCCGAGCGACTTTGTCGCCAACCCACAGGTTGATCCGGTGCTGGAGCGCGGTCGCTATCTGGTGGAAGGCCTGGGCCACTGCGGCGCCTGCCATACGCCGCGTAGTCTGACGATGCAGGAAAAAGCGCTCAGCGAAAGCGAAGGCGATGATTACCTGGCGGGCAGCAATGCGCCGATTGACGGCTGGGTCGCCTCCAGCCTGCGCGGCGAAAACCGCGACGGTCTGGGAACCTGGAGCGAAGCCGAGCTGGCTGAGTTCCTCAAAACCGGACGTAACGATAAATCGGTGGTCTTCGGCGGCATGAGCGATGTGGTGGAGCACAGTCTGCAGTATCTTTCTGATGACGACATCACCGCCATCGCCCGCTATCTGAAGTCGCTCCCGCCGCGCGGCGGCAAACAGACCCCAGCCCCGGTGGAAGACAGCGTGGCGAAAGATCTGTGGAAGGGGAACGACAGCAAAACCGGCGCCGCGCTGTACGTCGATAACTGCGCCGCCTGCCACCGTACCGACGGCGCGGGCTATAAGCGCGCCTTCCCGTCGCTGAAGGGCAATCCGGTGGTACAGACGGAAGATGCCACTTCGCTTATCCACATCGTTCTGACCGGGAGCACCACGCCGGCGGTGAAAGATGCGGTCTCCAACCTGACCATGCCGTCGTTCGGCTGGCGCCTGGACGACCAGCAGGTGGCGGATGTGGTCAATTTCATCCGCACCAGCTGGGGCAATAACGCGCCAGCGGTCAGCGCCAGCGATGTGGCGAAGGTGCGTAAGGAAACCGCGGCGCACGATGAGAAGGCATTAGGCAATGCCGATATCTCGAAGCTGCCGGGGGCCGGACAGTAA
- the ccmA gene encoding cytochrome c biogenesis heme-transporting ATPase CcmA, which translates to MLHAERLTCIVDDRPLFAALTLSLAAGELLQVAGDNGAGKTSLLRILCGLARPESGVVSWQGQPLAKVRESFHRQLLWLGHKPGVNAALTADENLRFFFPASRLQQRENALAAVGLAGYEDLPLSQLSAGQQRRVALTRLWLTDAPLWILDEPFTALDATAMETLTRRLEQHARQGGSAILTTHQPLRPLGCPLRTLRLGGDAGGGQ; encoded by the coding sequence ATGCTGCATGCAGAGCGACTGACCTGCATCGTTGACGATCGACCGCTGTTTGCGGCGCTGACGCTGTCCCTCGCTGCCGGCGAGCTGCTACAGGTCGCCGGTGATAACGGCGCGGGGAAAACCTCGCTGCTGCGGATCCTCTGCGGCCTGGCGCGCCCGGAAAGCGGGGTGGTGAGCTGGCAGGGCCAGCCGCTGGCGAAGGTCCGGGAGTCATTTCACCGTCAGCTGCTGTGGCTGGGCCATAAACCCGGCGTTAACGCGGCGCTGACCGCCGATGAAAACCTGCGTTTCTTCTTTCCGGCCAGCCGGCTTCAGCAGCGGGAAAACGCCCTCGCCGCCGTCGGCCTGGCGGGGTATGAAGATCTCCCCTTGAGCCAGCTCTCTGCCGGGCAGCAGCGCCGGGTGGCGCTGACCCGCCTGTGGTTAACCGACGCGCCGCTGTGGATCCTCGATGAGCCGTTCACCGCCCTCGACGCCACGGCGATGGAAACCCTGACCCGCCGCCTGGAGCAGCACGCCCGGCAGGGGGGAAGCGCGATCCTCACCACTCATCAGCCGCTGCGGCCGCTGGGCTGCCCGTTGCGCACATTGCGCCTCGGTGGCGACGCGGGAGGCGGGCAATGA